From the genome of Rhodobacteraceae bacterium Araon29, one region includes:
- a CDS encoding glutamate--cysteine ligase: protein MSIPQSGEGFIEKPEQMVEYLASGCKPKSDWRIGTEHEKFGYCKDTLKPIPYSGKRSILTVLEGLRDEYGWAPILEAGNLIGLSKNGANVSLEPGGQLELSGAPLETIHETCDEVNTHLREVRLVADRVGVGFIGLGAAPTWNHEDMPVMPKGRYKLMTDYMDKVGSMGKSMMYRTCTVQVNLDFGSEADMVQKMRVALALQPVATALFANSPFFEGKPNGHQSWRSRIWRDLDADRTGMLPFVFEDGFGFEAWVDYALDVPMYFVYRDGKYLNALGQSFRDFLKGQLPALPGQIPTLGDWADHLTTIFPEARVKQFIEMRGADGGPWRRLCALPAFWVGLCYDQTTLDAAWDLVKDWDAETRENLRVAASQNGLNASVDGIELLALSKEVVALAHQGLESRARKGANGLLANETHFLNALHDTLASGKSPADELIELYNTEWQQDVSPIFDAMSY, encoded by the coding sequence ATGTCTATCCCCCAATCCGGTGAAGGGTTCATTGAGAAACCTGAACAAATGGTTGAATATCTGGCATCGGGTTGCAAGCCTAAATCGGATTGGCGCATTGGCACTGAGCACGAGAAATTCGGATACTGTAAAGATACACTTAAACCTATACCCTATTCTGGCAAGCGCTCGATCCTCACAGTATTAGAGGGCTTACGAGATGAATATGGTTGGGCTCCAATTTTAGAGGCTGGTAACCTCATCGGGTTGAGCAAGAACGGCGCCAATGTTTCGCTAGAACCGGGAGGTCAGTTAGAATTATCTGGCGCGCCACTCGAAACCATTCATGAAACCTGTGATGAGGTGAACACCCATTTGCGTGAGGTAAGATTGGTGGCTGATCGGGTAGGCGTGGGCTTTATTGGATTGGGTGCTGCGCCCACATGGAACCACGAAGACATGCCAGTGATGCCCAAAGGCCGCTACAAGCTCATGACTGATTATATGGACAAGGTTGGCAGCATGGGAAAATCCATGATGTACCGCACTTGCACTGTTCAGGTTAATCTAGATTTTGGCTCTGAGGCCGATATGGTTCAAAAAATGCGCGTCGCATTGGCTTTGCAGCCTGTCGCAACGGCCCTCTTTGCCAACTCTCCCTTTTTTGAAGGTAAACCAAACGGTCATCAAAGCTGGCGCAGCCGCATCTGGCGCGATTTAGATGCAGATAGAACCGGCATGTTGCCTTTCGTATTTGAGGACGGCTTTGGTTTTGAGGCATGGGTTGATTATGCTTTGGATGTACCGATGTATTTTGTCTACCGCGACGGAAAATACTTGAATGCCCTCGGTCAATCTTTTCGAGATTTTTTAAAGGGGCAGTTGCCTGCCCTTCCCGGCCAAATTCCTACCTTGGGTGATTGGGCAGATCACCTAACAACAATTTTTCCAGAAGCGCGCGTGAAACAGTTCATTGAAATGCGCGGTGCGGACGGTGGCCCATGGCGCAGGCTATGCGCCCTTCCGGCATTTTGGGTCGGATTGTGCTATGATCAAACCACATTGGACGCTGCTTGGGACTTGGTCAAAGATTGGGATGCCGAAACAAGAGAGAATTTGCGCGTAGCCGCATCGCAAAATGGTTTGAATGCGTCTGTCGATGGCATCGAATTGTTAGCCTTGTCCAAAGAAGTGGTAGCGCTTGCGCATCAGGGGTTAGAATCGCGGGCGCGCAAAGGTGCCAACGGATTACTAGCAAACGAAACCCATTTTTTGAATGCGCTGCATGACACTTTGGCCTCTGGAAAGTCACCGGCAGATGAATTGATAGAACTTTACAACACTGAGTGGCAACAAGATGTCTCACCTATTTTCGATGCAATGAGTTACTAA
- a CDS encoding OmpA family protein — protein sequence MQRSDDSVAPIIIKRKTIINSSAHHGGAWKVAYADFVTAMMAFFMLMWLLNATTEKQRKGLADYFSPTLSINRTSGGGSEMFGGDSVVSVESLPHQGTGVTSPQTPDSLGVHGISGLQSSAQNSKADQRALQIVQEKFMGKTGESSIDDSVLKHVITRITDVGLIIDIYDQPGSVLFDELKLPSDTLKRLLNMFVEAAPIVTNDIAIETHVSASPIVLQEHREWKTSFERASAVRLYLEQQGMDAQRIKRMTGHADRSPFAGNPMAKRNNRISLIFLRKKMP from the coding sequence ATGCAAAGGTCTGACGATTCTGTCGCTCCGATTATTATTAAGCGAAAAACAATTATAAATAGCAGCGCGCACCATGGCGGGGCCTGGAAAGTGGCCTATGCTGACTTTGTAACGGCTATGATGGCATTTTTCATGTTGATGTGGCTCTTGAATGCAACAACAGAAAAACAACGTAAGGGCCTTGCCGATTATTTCAGCCCAACGCTTTCCATAAACCGGACAAGCGGTGGTGGCAGTGAAATGTTTGGTGGGGACTCCGTCGTATCGGTTGAATCTCTGCCTCATCAAGGTACCGGAGTGACATCGCCTCAAACCCCTGATTCATTAGGTGTTCATGGCATCAGTGGCCTGCAATCCAGCGCGCAAAACAGTAAAGCAGATCAGCGCGCGCTGCAAATAGTGCAAGAAAAGTTTATGGGGAAAACCGGAGAAAGTTCTATCGACGATTCTGTTCTTAAACATGTCATTACGCGCATAACCGACGTTGGCTTGATCATTGATATTTATGATCAACCAGGTTCTGTTCTTTTTGATGAGCTCAAATTACCAAGCGACACACTTAAACGTCTTTTAAATATGTTTGTTGAAGCCGCACCCATAGTAACAAATGACATTGCAATCGAAACACATGTGAGTGCTTCTCCGATCGTGCTGCAGGAACACCGAGAATGGAAGACCTCTTTCGAAAGAGCGTCAGCAGTGAGGCTATATCTGGAACAACAAGGGATGGATGCCCAAAGAATTAAAAGGATGACAGGCCATGCCGATCGAAGCCCATTTGCTGGCAACCCGATGGCAAAAAGAAATAACCGCATTTCGCTCATATTCCTGCGAAAAAAAATGCCGTAA
- a CDS encoding flagellar hook-basal body complex protein, whose protein sequence is MTISSSLNASVAGLAANATRLATIADNIANSSTYGYRRVETDFHSLVIGSKGDKYSAGGVRTTNKRLIDEGGALITTSNSTDLAVRGRGMLPVSRISEISADNGNSTMLLATTGSFRTNEDGLLTTESGLVLMGWPALPDGTIPTFPRDTSDGLEPIQINVNQFSGEPTTKMDIAINLPATETDSNASGEAKNTSIEYFDNLGRSENLQIEFSPTIPSDGSSNQWTMTFRDTASNSDIIGEYIIEFEDDRTSGGTLKSVTMTSGGDYDSGSGSLTVALAGGPLEIKIGKIGDNDGLTQLSDTFANVSIQKDGSSVGNLTSVSVDESGDVYASFDTGISRRIYQVPLVDLPNRNGLVALDKQTYMPSPESGSYFLWDAGDGPTGDIVSHALEESSTDVAEELTKMIQTQRSYTSNAKVIQTVDEMLQETTNIIR, encoded by the coding sequence ATGACTATTTCCTCATCCCTAAATGCTAGCGTTGCTGGTCTTGCGGCCAATGCAACCCGTTTGGCCACAATTGCAGATAATATTGCAAACTCTTCAACATATGGCTACCGCCGCGTCGAAACCGACTTTCACTCTCTGGTGATTGGAAGCAAGGGCGATAAATATTCTGCTGGTGGCGTAAGAACTACGAATAAACGTCTGATAGATGAGGGCGGCGCTCTTATCACAACATCAAATTCAACCGACCTTGCAGTCCGCGGCCGCGGAATGCTACCGGTTTCACGCATCTCGGAAATTTCCGCAGATAATGGCAACAGCACAATGCTACTTGCGACAACCGGATCTTTCCGCACCAACGAAGATGGTCTCTTAACGACCGAATCTGGCTTGGTGCTGATGGGATGGCCAGCGCTTCCGGATGGAACAATTCCAACGTTTCCACGTGATACAAGTGATGGGCTAGAGCCTATTCAAATCAATGTGAACCAGTTTTCTGGCGAGCCAACAACCAAGATGGATATCGCCATAAATTTACCCGCCACTGAAACAGATTCTAACGCCTCCGGAGAAGCAAAAAATACATCCATAGAGTACTTCGATAACCTAGGGCGGTCTGAGAATTTGCAAATTGAATTCTCCCCAACAATTCCTAGTGATGGGTCTTCTAACCAATGGACAATGACCTTTCGAGATACCGCGTCAAATTCTGATATTATTGGGGAATATATCATTGAATTTGAAGATGATCGTACCTCGGGTGGGACATTGAAATCCGTCACAATGACATCTGGCGGTGATTACGACAGCGGCTCCGGATCGTTGACCGTTGCGTTGGCTGGTGGACCATTAGAGATAAAAATTGGAAAAATTGGCGATAACGATGGATTAACTCAACTTTCTGATACATTTGCAAATGTTTCAATTCAGAAAGATGGATCATCCGTCGGAAACCTAACTTCAGTTTCAGTGGATGAGTCCGGTGATGTCTACGCATCTTTTGATACAGGAATATCGCGCCGCATCTATCAAGTTCCTTTGGTAGATTTACCAAACCGAAATGGTCTGGTTGCATTGGACAAGCAAACTTACATGCCATCTCCTGAAAGTGGCAGTTACTTTTTATGGGATGCCGGTGATGGGCCCACGGGCGATATTGTGTCTCATGCCTTAGAAGAATCATCGACGGATGTGGCCGAAGAATTGACGAAAATGATACAAACCCAGCGGTCCTATACATCAAATGCCAAAGTCATCCAGACTGTAGATGAAATGTTGCAAGAAACCACAAATATAATCCGCTAG
- the flgK gene encoding flagellar hook-associated protein FlgK has translation MSIGSALSNALSGLGAAAKSAELISSNVSNALTPGYAKRDLIVSSRHSSQGGVKIDGVLRQEDTVVIKERRLADAKNEQSSARSLFFDNLIKLIGETGSGNTLSDDISNLESKLIEASGLPKDTNRLRAVFNAASAVAQRFNKISNGIQKERLQADNTINEQVKALNTSLNALKKLNQQIVTAQSLSKNTASLMDKRNQLLDKISKILPVKIFDRGEGKMSLYSTSGQMLLDSTVAKISFEPTRSLNSHSDVKKQTLSKLLIEGQANVSNFDLKLAGGTLAAAFEIRDALGPEMQSTLDDLAMNVAKTLGNSEIDPSLGENDPGLFTDRGANATSNNLAGLSARLEINERVDPSKGGALWRIREGIGIASSVDEGSADLLVKLAEALGHESPGAGSQEMSIFDQTSFLLSDVTLQSADAETEAVFNSSFLKDLKLREQSHAVNTDQEMQHLLQVKQAFAANAKIIQAADEMLSLILKLK, from the coding sequence ATGTCTATAGGCTCTGCTCTCTCAAATGCCCTATCTGGTTTAGGGGCCGCCGCGAAATCGGCCGAGCTTATATCTTCAAATGTCTCAAATGCTCTCACTCCGGGATATGCAAAGCGGGATTTGATAGTATCAAGCCGCCATTCCTCTCAGGGCGGCGTCAAAATTGATGGTGTTCTGCGTCAAGAAGATACAGTTGTCATCAAGGAGCGCCGTCTGGCAGATGCCAAGAATGAGCAATCATCAGCGCGGTCGCTCTTTTTTGACAACTTGATCAAGTTAATTGGCGAAACAGGTTCGGGGAATACACTTTCGGACGATATATCTAACTTAGAAAGCAAATTAATAGAAGCTTCAGGTCTGCCAAAAGATACAAACCGTTTACGGGCCGTTTTCAATGCTGCAAGCGCTGTAGCCCAGCGCTTCAATAAAATTTCAAATGGAATTCAAAAAGAAAGATTGCAGGCGGACAATACGATAAATGAGCAAGTAAAAGCACTTAATACATCATTAAATGCCTTGAAAAAATTGAACCAACAAATTGTAACTGCACAATCCTTATCAAAGAATACAGCTAGTTTGATGGATAAACGCAATCAACTGCTTGATAAAATTTCCAAAATTTTACCAGTTAAGATCTTTGATCGTGGCGAAGGTAAAATGTCATTGTATTCCACATCTGGCCAGATGCTGCTTGATAGCACTGTTGCAAAGATATCATTCGAGCCAACGAGAAGCTTAAATTCACACTCAGACGTCAAAAAACAAACGCTTTCAAAATTACTGATTGAAGGTCAAGCCAATGTTTCAAATTTTGACCTAAAACTTGCAGGTGGGACACTAGCAGCAGCCTTTGAAATCCGCGATGCTCTCGGACCCGAAATGCAGTCAACACTGGATGATCTAGCAATGAATGTCGCCAAAACCCTAGGTAATTCTGAGATTGACCCAAGTCTTGGGGAAAATGATCCAGGGTTGTTCACTGACCGCGGTGCGAACGCCACTTCAAACAACCTTGCGGGTCTTTCGGCAAGGTTGGAAATTAATGAACGGGTTGATCCAAGCAAAGGGGGTGCGCTTTGGCGTATACGCGAAGGAATAGGCATTGCAAGCTCAGTTGATGAGGGAAGCGCCGATCTACTGGTAAAGCTTGCTGAGGCCCTTGGCCATGAAAGTCCTGGCGCAGGCAGTCAAGAAATGTCTATTTTTGATCAGACTTCTTTCCTGTTATCCGATGTAACACTGCAAAGTGCCGACGCTGAAACTGAAGCAGTCTTTAATTCCAGCTTTCTCAAAGATCTAAAATTGCGTGAACAAAGCCACGCCGTAAATACCGACCAGGAAATGCAGCATCTTCTACAGGTAAAGCAAGCCTTCGCCGCCAATGCCAAAATCATCCAAGCCGCCGATGAAATGCTATCCCTCATATTGAAGCTTAAATAA
- the flgI gene encoding flagellar basal body P-ring protein FlgI — translation MFFVLCMVSWVPSGFATPIRIKDLVEYEGVRANDLIGYGLVVGLDGTGDSLRNAPFTEEIMSNVLERLGVNITGEQFRPKNVAAVFATAHLPAFARAGSKIDVSVSAIGDSKSLLGGTLIMTPLNAADGQIYAVAQGALIAGGASVEGDAGKQVNGVPTSGVIPSGARIEREVDYDFSKIERLRLALREADFTTALRIENSINRAYGLNVARMLDAGTVVIDIIKTKSLSPAHAISKIENLVVEPERKARVVVDQRSGTIVMGEDVRISHVAISQGTLSLRIRETPLAIQPNPFSKGETLLVPRTDVSIVDENEVALAEIPSGASLSELVSGLNALGVSPRNMIDILKSIKAAGALHAEFVVH, via the coding sequence ATGTTCTTTGTTTTGTGCATGGTGTCCTGGGTGCCTTCCGGATTTGCAACGCCCATTCGGATAAAAGATCTTGTTGAATATGAAGGTGTGCGCGCCAATGATCTAATTGGCTACGGTTTGGTGGTGGGCCTTGACGGAACTGGGGACAGCCTGCGAAATGCCCCATTTACAGAAGAAATCATGTCGAATGTTCTTGAGCGCCTAGGAGTGAATATTACCGGAGAGCAGTTTAGGCCAAAAAACGTTGCAGCCGTTTTTGCAACGGCGCATTTGCCGGCCTTTGCACGCGCCGGATCGAAAATTGATGTTTCGGTTTCTGCAATCGGTGACTCCAAAAGTCTATTAGGGGGCACCCTAATCATGACACCGCTCAATGCGGCAGATGGGCAAATATATGCGGTTGCTCAGGGCGCACTTATCGCCGGCGGCGCCTCTGTAGAAGGCGATGCCGGAAAACAAGTCAACGGCGTTCCAACATCAGGTGTGATCCCATCAGGGGCAAGAATAGAACGTGAGGTGGATTACGATTTTTCAAAAATAGAAAGATTACGTTTGGCGTTACGCGAGGCTGATTTTACAACTGCTCTGCGTATTGAAAACAGTATCAATCGTGCTTACGGCCTCAATGTCGCACGTATGCTTGACGCTGGAACTGTTGTTATCGATATTATAAAAACAAAATCCCTTTCGCCTGCACATGCCATTAGCAAAATTGAAAATCTTGTCGTCGAACCTGAACGCAAAGCTCGGGTTGTTGTGGATCAACGTTCGGGAACAATCGTTATGGGCGAAGACGTGCGCATTTCACATGTAGCAATATCCCAGGGCACACTATCCCTTCGTATTCGCGAAACCCCGCTCGCAATTCAACCCAATCCGTTTTCAAAAGGCGAGACATTGCTGGTGCCCAGAACAGATGTCAGCATCGTTGACGAAAATGAAGTGGCTTTGGCCGAAATCCCTTCGGGTGCAAGCCTATCTGAGCTAGTGTCCGGCCTTAATGCATTAGGTGTATCACCGAGAAATATGATCGATATATTGAAAAGTATCAAAGCTGCAGGCGCACTCCATGCAGAATTTGTAGTGCACTAA
- the fliP gene encoding flagellar type III secretion system pore protein FliP (The bacterial flagellar biogenesis protein FliP forms a type III secretion system (T3SS)-type pore required for flagellar assembly.), giving the protein MSKTTHIILYCLLALLMCATQANAQGFSIDFLEESSLTLKTLQLIILITVLSLAPGIAIMVTCFPFIITVLSILRQALGLQQAPPNMLLVSLALFLTYFIMEPVFTAAWIDGVAPYFQQQMAVEEALKKTTAPFAKFMLGRVDQDTLSSLSALRNLDLYSESPPPLSVLIPSFMLSEIARAFQIGFLIFLPFVIIDLVVAAILMSMGMMMVPPAMVALPFKLAFFVVANGWALIAEALVRGYVH; this is encoded by the coding sequence ATGAGCAAAACTACACATATTATTTTATATTGCCTATTAGCACTTTTAATGTGTGCAACTCAGGCAAACGCACAGGGGTTTTCCATAGATTTCTTGGAAGAAAGCTCTTTAACCCTAAAGACGCTTCAATTGATCATTTTAATTACAGTTCTTAGTTTGGCCCCGGGGATTGCGATAATGGTGACCTGCTTTCCTTTTATCATAACGGTCCTTTCCATATTGCGCCAAGCACTAGGGCTTCAGCAAGCTCCACCAAATATGCTATTGGTGAGCCTCGCATTATTCCTGACATATTTTATTATGGAACCGGTGTTCACAGCAGCATGGATTGATGGGGTCGCCCCCTATTTTCAACAACAGATGGCTGTTGAGGAAGCGCTGAAGAAAACAACGGCACCTTTTGCGAAATTTATGCTTGGCCGGGTTGACCAAGATACTCTATCCTCGCTTTCTGCGCTTCGAAATTTAGACCTTTACAGCGAAAGCCCACCGCCACTTTCCGTATTAATTCCAAGTTTTATGCTCTCTGAAATAGCCCGCGCCTTTCAAATAGGATTCCTAATTTTCCTACCGTTCGTGATCATCGACTTGGTGGTTGCTGCTATTTTGATGTCTATGGGTATGATGATGGTTCCCCCAGCTATGGTTGCTTTGCCGTTTAAGCTTGCGTTTTTTGTTGTTGCCAACGGTTGGGCATTGATCGCAGAAGCACTGGTCCGAGGGTATGTCCATTAG
- the fliF gene encoding flagellar M-ring protein FliF: MENFTMMMQNMSVKRRILLGLSTGLLVLVVGFFVRAALAPSYKLLYAGLESGSAGHVIAALDQRGVLYQIRNGSIFVDQKQRDELRMTLASIGLPKASTQGYELLDNLSGFSTTSQMFDAAYWRAKEGELARTIASSPHINSARVHISNPSTKFIGQQLKTKASVTISPTNGGISLQQAKALKYLVSSAVSGLAVSAVAVIDEDFGLIADSEAKNTTPLADEQAARIKAKVEHLLAAHLGFGNAIAEVSLETFQNTESIIEKSFDPKSRVAISVNSIETESTSKAADDQTVGVASNLPDAGGQALSGSQTATTEIRETTNYEVSETQRELTKSPHRIERMTVAVLVNRQAIAASDPEQTLDILSDIRELVESIAGFQSNRGDVITVKALDFKPRTAQVTTPNPTSMFFPEVDITSLLKVLVLAVIALILGLRVIRPIVLTTVKAADTNLISGPIVGSPQPQVSLGQMETEGREPLTALVEVGAQNQHVSGAHDTVNRLRNMIGDKQEETVEILRNWLEEGRKTP; the protein is encoded by the coding sequence TTGGAAAATTTCACAATGATGATGCAAAATATGTCAGTCAAAAGGCGTATTTTACTGGGTCTTTCAACTGGACTGCTTGTGTTGGTTGTTGGGTTTTTTGTGCGCGCGGCCTTAGCACCTTCTTACAAGCTCTTATATGCCGGATTAGAAAGCGGCTCTGCAGGACATGTGATAGCGGCACTCGATCAGCGTGGTGTCTTATATCAGATTAGAAATGGATCTATTTTCGTTGATCAAAAACAACGCGATGAACTTCGCATGACACTGGCCAGTATAGGTTTGCCAAAGGCCTCGACACAGGGTTATGAGCTGCTCGATAATCTGTCTGGTTTCAGCACGACTTCGCAAATGTTTGATGCAGCCTATTGGCGTGCCAAAGAAGGTGAATTGGCAAGGACAATAGCCTCTAGCCCGCACATAAACTCGGCTCGTGTTCATATTTCTAATCCATCGACTAAATTCATCGGACAACAGCTGAAAACAAAAGCCTCGGTAACAATTAGTCCAACCAATGGCGGCATCAGTCTGCAACAGGCCAAAGCGCTAAAATATCTGGTTAGCTCGGCTGTATCAGGATTGGCTGTGTCTGCTGTTGCTGTCATTGATGAAGACTTTGGTCTGATTGCGGATTCTGAGGCTAAAAACACAACGCCGCTGGCTGACGAACAAGCCGCGCGAATTAAGGCCAAGGTTGAGCATTTGCTGGCGGCGCATCTGGGATTTGGAAACGCCATCGCAGAAGTAAGCCTTGAAACTTTTCAAAATACAGAATCAATTATAGAGAAAAGTTTTGACCCAAAAAGCCGTGTTGCAATTAGCGTTAACTCTATCGAAACCGAGTCCACCTCAAAGGCGGCAGACGATCAAACTGTAGGGGTTGCATCAAATCTGCCAGATGCGGGTGGTCAAGCTTTAAGCGGTTCTCAAACCGCCACCACGGAAATCCGAGAAACAACAAACTATGAGGTTTCCGAAACTCAAAGAGAGCTAACGAAATCGCCACATAGAATTGAACGAATGACTGTGGCTGTCTTGGTAAATAGGCAAGCGATTGCTGCAAGCGATCCAGAGCAGACCTTAGATATATTAAGTGATATTAGAGAGCTGGTTGAATCAATTGCCGGCTTTCAAAGTAACCGAGGGGACGTTATTACGGTCAAAGCGCTTGATTTTAAGCCAAGAACTGCCCAAGTGACTACACCTAACCCTACGAGCATGTTTTTTCCAGAAGTTGATATAACCTCGCTTCTAAAAGTTTTAGTTTTGGCCGTAATAGCGTTAATTTTGGGCCTACGAGTTATTCGACCTATTGTTTTAACCACAGTTAAGGCGGCAGATACCAATCTGATTTCGGGGCCCATCGTAGGATCACCCCAACCGCAAGTCTCTCTTGGGCAAATGGAAACAGAGGGCCGAGAACCACTAACGGCGCTGGTCGAAGTGGGCGCACAAAATCAACATGTTTCAGGGGCGCATGATACGGTTAACCGTTTGCGCAACATGATCGGAGACAAACAAGAAGAAACCGTCGAGATATTGCGTAATTGGCTGGAAGAAGGCCGAAAAACGCCATGA
- a CDS encoding flagellar basal body protein FliL encodes MVDTKTDSEVFQKPNYKPLLIISFILSLILGFGAFYLIQYLYPSHTESTHKSLVSDQAYDADDFAFVPLDPIIISFGKGADKSHLRLRAQLEVPSAQQHKVEQLKPRIVDVLNTFLSAIELSELEQPAALSLLRAKMLRRVKIVLGETTVNELLISEFVLN; translated from the coding sequence ATGGTTGATACCAAGACAGACTCTGAAGTATTTCAAAAACCCAATTATAAGCCTCTGTTAATTATAAGCTTTATATTATCTTTGATACTAGGATTTGGGGCTTTTTACCTGATCCAATATCTATACCCATCACATACCGAATCAACCCACAAAAGCCTGGTTTCCGACCAAGCTTACGATGCTGATGATTTTGCATTTGTGCCGTTGGACCCAATCATCATTTCGTTTGGAAAGGGCGCTGACAAGTCACATTTGAGGCTTCGAGCGCAGCTTGAGGTTCCTAGCGCGCAGCAACACAAGGTGGAACAGCTCAAACCGCGTATCGTTGATGTTTTGAATACTTTTCTGAGCGCAATTGAATTGTCGGAACTAGAGCAACCAGCTGCATTGTCACTACTTAGGGCGAAAATGTTGCGCCGCGTGAAAATTGTTCTTGGTGAAACCACCGTAAACGAACTTTTGATTTCAGAATTTGTGTTAAATTAA
- the motA gene encoding flagellar motor stator protein MotA — protein MFEFLGILVIFAMVFGGYLAAGGKLGIILHSLPFEMMIIGGAAVGAFLIGNDKSTIMQTLKDLGLVFKGAKWKHKDYRDLLCLLFEIINLCRQDALALEDHIEDPKASTIFAKYPKIQADFEAVNLICDTLRSASMNYDDPHQVEEVLDKRMHSTLSHALHSSHALQTVADGLPALGIVAAVLGVIKTMGSIDQPPEILGKMIGGALVGTFLGVFLAYGLVAPFASKVKALVEQDAQFYNLIREVLIANLHNHSTSNCIEVGRQNTPEHHRPSFSALETYLKDIKKAAA, from the coding sequence ATGTTCGAATTTCTTGGCATACTTGTCATTTTTGCGATGGTCTTTGGTGGATACCTGGCTGCAGGCGGCAAGTTAGGTATCATCCTTCATTCTCTGCCTTTTGAAATGATGATTATAGGAGGGGCCGCTGTTGGGGCATTTTTGATTGGCAATGACAAGTCTACCATCATGCAAACCCTTAAAGACTTGGGTTTGGTGTTTAAAGGGGCAAAGTGGAAGCATAAAGATTATAGGGATTTATTATGTCTTTTATTCGAAATCATAAACCTTTGCAGACAAGATGCACTGGCTCTTGAAGATCATATTGAAGATCCCAAAGCATCTACAATTTTTGCAAAATATCCAAAGATACAAGCAGACTTTGAGGCTGTAAACTTGATTTGTGATACGCTGCGATCTGCTTCAATGAATTATGATGATCCTCATCAAGTTGAAGAAGTGCTAGATAAAAGAATGCATAGCACTTTGAGCCATGCGCTGCATTCCAGTCATGCATTGCAAACAGTTGCTGACGGTTTGCCCGCTTTGGGAATTGTTGCGGCGGTTCTGGGCGTAATTAAAACCATGGGCTCAATTGATCAACCACCGGAAATTTTAGGAAAAATGATCGGTGGAGCGCTGGTTGGAACCTTTCTTGGCGTTTTTCTTGCCTATGGTCTGGTGGCACCCTTTGCGAGCAAGGTAAAAGCCTTGGTCGAACAAGACGCGCAGTTTTATAATCTTATCCGAGAGGTTTTAATTGCAAACCTACATAATCACTCGACCAGCAACTGTATCGAAGTTGGACGTCAAAACACGCCTGAACACCATCGCCCAAGTTTTTCTGCTTTGGAAACCTATTTAAAGGACATAAAAAAGGCAGCTGCATGA
- a CDS encoding transglycosylase SLT domain-containing protein → MIIKRAFGGFLLASLLVISHSSPAISAVSQACDRAAVQAAKNTGIPVKILLTITRIETGRTRQNQTEPWPWTLNVNGAGHWFKTKAAALSYAKDQRQNGSKSFDVGCFQINYRWHGSHFSSLEKMFDPNANAAYAAAFLKSLFLETRSWPIAIGAFHSRTDQYAQLYKARYKKQFEQLTIPSAVKASLKNAVFPLPSATFQPISLGSLVPISTFVRNPPLVPQLN, encoded by the coding sequence ATGATAATAAAACGGGCTTTTGGTGGATTTTTATTGGCAAGCTTATTGGTAATTAGCCACAGTTCGCCAGCAATTTCGGCAGTTTCGCAAGCTTGCGATCGCGCCGCTGTGCAGGCTGCAAAAAATACAGGAATTCCTGTGAAAATTTTACTGACAATCACCCGAATTGAAACAGGCCGTACGCGACAGAACCAGACTGAGCCATGGCCATGGACCTTGAATGTTAACGGTGCAGGCCATTGGTTTAAGACCAAAGCGGCCGCACTAAGTTATGCTAAAGATCAGCGCCAAAACGGTTCAAAGAGCTTTGATGTTGGCTGTTTTCAAATAAACTATCGGTGGCACGGGTCTCATTTTTCTTCGCTTGAAAAAATGTTCGACCCCAACGCAAATGCAGCCTACGCAGCTGCCTTTCTTAAATCACTTTTTTTGGAAACCCGATCTTGGCCAATTGCAATTGGCGCCTTTCATTCGCGAACAGACCAATATGCCCAGCTTTATAAGGCGCGGTACAAAAAGCAATTTGAGCAACTTACTATCCCTTCTGCGGTAAAGGCATCCTTAAAAAATGCTGTTTTCCCATTACCATCAGCGACTTTTCAACCGATATCCCTTGGCTCTTTGGTTCCAATATCGACCTTTGTACGCAACCCACCTTTAGTTCCACAGCTAAATTAA